From a single Rhodococcus qingshengii JCM 15477 genomic region:
- a CDS encoding DUF3817 domain-containing protein: MANIFDVSTPAKRFRLVAWWEAVTWAALLVAMFFKWVLGHEEAIRIPGMVHGTAGFLVFIVVALLTAWSLKWDVKTTILALISSVPPFGTVIFERWAVRNGKLGELSTEFEASKGNAALV, translated from the coding sequence ATGGCGAACATCTTTGACGTATCCACTCCCGCGAAACGCTTCCGTCTGGTGGCGTGGTGGGAAGCTGTGACCTGGGCGGCCTTGCTGGTTGCCATGTTCTTCAAGTGGGTCCTCGGACACGAAGAAGCGATTCGCATCCCCGGAATGGTCCACGGAACCGCCGGCTTCCTGGTGTTCATCGTTGTTGCACTCCTGACCGCGTGGTCGCTCAAGTGGGACGTCAAGACCACGATCCTTGCGCTGATCTCGAGCGTTCCGCCCTTCGGCACCGTCATCTTCGAACGCTGGGCAGTGCGAAACGGCAAGCTCGGTGAGCTGTCCACGGAGTTCGAGGCGTCCAAGGGCAACGCGGCGCTCGTCTGA
- a CDS encoding acetyl-CoA C-acetyltransferase yields MTSSVIVAGARTPMGRLLGSLKDLSGSDLGGIAIKGALDKSSVAPEQVDYVIMGQVLTAGAGQMPARQAAVAAGIPMNVPALSINKVCLSGIDAIALADQLIRAGEFDIVVAGGQESMSRAPHMLEKSREGFKYGDVTLRDHMAYDGLHDIFTDQAMGLLTEQVNQQETAHITRAEQDAFAAASHQNAARAWKDGLFDNEVVPVSIPQRKGEPIVFAQDEGIRADTTTESLGKLRPAFSKDGTITAGSASPISDGAAAVIVMSKTKAEELGLTWIAEIGAHGVVAGPDSTLQSQPARAIAKACAKEGIDPTDLDLVEINEAFAAVGIASTRELGLDPAKVNVNGGAIAVGHPLGMSGARIALHLALELQRRGGGIGAAALCGGGGQGDALIVRVPKA; encoded by the coding sequence GTGACCAGTTCTGTGATTGTTGCGGGAGCTCGTACCCCGATGGGTCGACTCCTCGGATCGTTGAAAGACCTCTCCGGGTCCGACCTCGGCGGCATCGCCATCAAAGGCGCCCTCGACAAGTCCTCAGTCGCCCCCGAACAGGTCGACTACGTCATCATGGGACAGGTCCTCACCGCCGGCGCCGGCCAGATGCCCGCCCGCCAAGCCGCCGTCGCCGCCGGCATCCCCATGAACGTCCCCGCCCTGAGCATCAACAAAGTGTGCCTCTCCGGCATCGACGCCATCGCCCTCGCCGACCAACTCATCCGCGCCGGCGAATTCGACATCGTCGTCGCCGGCGGGCAGGAATCGATGTCCCGCGCACCCCACATGCTCGAAAAAAGCCGCGAAGGCTTCAAATACGGCGACGTCACCCTCCGCGACCACATGGCCTACGACGGCCTCCACGACATCTTCACCGACCAGGCCATGGGCCTGCTCACCGAACAGGTCAACCAACAAGAAACCGCCCACATCACCCGCGCCGAGCAGGACGCCTTCGCCGCCGCCTCACACCAGAACGCGGCCCGCGCCTGGAAAGACGGCCTCTTCGACAACGAAGTCGTCCCCGTCTCCATCCCCCAACGCAAGGGCGAGCCCATCGTCTTCGCCCAGGACGAAGGCATCCGCGCCGACACCACCACCGAATCCCTCGGCAAACTGCGTCCCGCGTTCAGCAAGGACGGCACCATCACCGCCGGCTCCGCCTCCCCGATCTCCGACGGCGCCGCCGCCGTGATCGTGATGAGCAAAACCAAAGCCGAAGAACTCGGCCTGACCTGGATCGCGGAAATCGGCGCCCACGGCGTCGTCGCCGGACCCGACTCCACCCTCCAGTCCCAACCCGCCCGGGCCATCGCCAAAGCCTGCGCGAAGGAAGGCATCGACCCCACCGACCTCGACCTCGTCGAAATCAACGAAGCATTCGCCGCCGTCGGGATCGCCTCCACCCGCGAACTCGGCCTCGACCCCGCCAAGGTCAACGTCAACGGCGGCGCCATCGCCGTCGGCCACCCCCTCGGCATGTCCGGCGCCCGCATCGCCCTGCACCTCGCCCTCGAACTGCAACGCCGCGGCGGCGGCATCGGCGCAGCCGCACTCTGCGGCGGCGGCGGACAAGGCGACGCACTCATCGTCCGCGTCCCCAAGGCCTGA
- the mce gene encoding methylmalonyl-CoA epimerase — MTQTSPSSALAPLSSDLVVAIDHVGIAVPDLDVAIAWYTQHLGMVSTHEEINESQGVREAMLSVVGSPAGSTAVQLLAPLDENSTIAKFIDRSGPGLQQLAYRVTDIDAISAELRDRGVRLLYDAPRRGTANSRINFIHPKDAGGVLVELVEPDASH; from the coding sequence ATGACACAGACCTCCCCCAGTTCTGCACTCGCACCTTTGTCGTCCGACCTCGTCGTCGCGATCGATCACGTCGGAATCGCGGTGCCCGATCTCGACGTGGCAATCGCGTGGTACACGCAGCACCTGGGCATGGTGTCGACCCACGAGGAAATCAACGAATCGCAGGGCGTGCGTGAGGCCATGCTCTCCGTCGTCGGCTCCCCCGCCGGATCCACTGCCGTTCAGCTGCTCGCGCCTCTGGACGAGAATTCGACCATCGCCAAGTTCATCGACCGAAGCGGCCCCGGACTCCAGCAGCTCGCCTACCGGGTCACCGACATCGACGCCATCTCCGCCGAGCTTCGCGACCGCGGGGTTCGGTTGCTGTACGACGCTCCCCGACGCGGTACGGCCAACTCGCGCATCAACTTCATCCACCCGAAGGACGCCGGCGGCGTCCTGGTGGAACTGGTCGAACCCGACGCGAGCCACTAG
- the nucS gene encoding endonuclease NucS has product MRLVIARCRVDYVGRLTSHLPTARRLLLVKADGSVSIHADDRAYKPLNWMSPPCWLVETTGDGDDILWVVTNKAGEELRITLEEVEHDSSYELGLDPGLIKDGVEAHLQELLAEHVETLGPGYTLVRREYMTAIGPVDLLVRDADGASVAVEIKRRGEIDGVEQLTRYLELLNRDPLLAPVTGVFAAQQIKPQAKTLANDRGIRCLVLDYEALRGTESTEFRLF; this is encoded by the coding sequence GTGCGCCTAGTTATTGCTCGTTGCCGTGTCGACTATGTGGGACGCCTGACCTCCCACCTCCCTACCGCAAGACGACTGCTGTTGGTCAAAGCCGACGGCTCGGTCAGTATCCATGCCGACGATCGGGCGTACAAGCCGCTCAACTGGATGAGTCCGCCGTGCTGGTTGGTCGAGACCACCGGGGACGGCGACGACATCCTGTGGGTCGTCACCAACAAGGCGGGCGAGGAACTGCGGATCACTCTCGAAGAGGTCGAGCACGATTCGTCGTATGAACTCGGTCTCGATCCGGGATTGATCAAGGACGGTGTCGAGGCACACCTTCAAGAACTTCTGGCGGAGCATGTCGAGACACTCGGCCCCGGCTACACGTTGGTGCGACGTGAGTACATGACGGCCATCGGGCCGGTCGATCTTCTGGTCCGAGACGCGGACGGTGCATCGGTGGCGGTGGAGATCAAGCGTCGCGGTGAGATCGACGGCGTCGAGCAGTTGACGCGCTACCTCGAATTGCTCAACCGCGATCCGCTGCTCGCGCCGGTCACGGGAGTTTTTGCAGCGCAACAGATCAAGCCGCAGGCAAAGACTTTGGCCAACGACCGTGGGATCCGTTGCCTGGTCCTTGACTACGAGGCCTTGCGGGGCACCGAAAGCACCGAGTTCCGCCTCTTCTGA